From the Cohaesibacter sp. ES.047 genome, the window TGGGAGACGGCGCGGAAGAAGGCGCCCACGAGGGAACCCATTTCACGGTGACGGGCCGGATGCAAAAGACTGGCAGTCCATGGGACAAGGCGATCCTCGTGCCCGTCGAGGCGGTCTGGGTGGTGCATGGACTTGGCACCGGACACAGGGACGAAGAGGGCGAGAAAATCGGCCCGCCGTTCGATGCGACGCTCTTCCCCGGTACACCGTCCATTCTGGTTCATGCCAAGCAACTGTGGGCCAACTATGCGCTGAAGTCCGAATTCACGACAGAGAAAAGCATGGCACTGTTTCCCGGCGCGGTGCTGTCCGAATTGCACGCTTTATTGGGAGATGTGCGTGAGGTGATGTCGGTCATGGCTGTGATCACGCAGATCCTCGTTGCGGCGGGCGTGCTGACCGGGCTTGTCATCCTGACCAAGCTTTTCTCGCGCCGGTTGGCATTGCTCCGGGCGATTGGCGCGCCGAGGCGGTTTCTGTTTGCGATTGTCTGGAGTTTTGCTGCCAGCCTGATCGGGTTTGGTGCCTTGCTCGGTGTTGTGCTCGGGTTTGCCGCGACACAGGTCATTTCGCGCATTGTCAGCGAGCGCACGGATATTCTGGTTGAGGCAAGTCTTGAGTGGCCGGAATTCCATCTGGTTGCGCTTTTCGTCAGCCTGACCATCGTGATGGCTATGATCCCGGCTTTTCTGGCGCTTCGGCGTCCTGTTGTCGCGGATTTGCGCGGCTGAATTGGTGACGTTACCTTTTGTGACCCTGAGAGGAACTATCATGATCAAGCAATCTGTTTTGGCTTTGGCGTTCGCTGCTTCCGTTTCGTTTGCAGGCGGAGCAGCACGCGCGTCTGGCGACCACGAGGACCATGCGCACGAAGAACATGGGCACGAAGAGAACGGGCACGATGAGGCTCATCATGTGGCTGAACTGGATGGCCTCAGGTCGGTCCATGCATGGACACGCGCTGCCCACAAAGGGGAGGACGCGCTTGTGTTTGTCGAACTCCAGAACCGGTCCGACACGCCTGCAGTCCTCAAGGGGGGCGAGTTTGATCATGCCGCTTCCGTGGAGTTGGTTGGCTTCACGCTCAAGGACGGCACGGATGTCTATGTGAGCATCCCCGAGATGCCTTTGAAACCGGGGCAGGAACTGCATCTGGAACCCAAGGCCTTGGCGCTTCGTCTGAATGGCATCGAAGACGACTTTCACAAAGGCGAGACCGTCGAGATGCATCTGGTCTTTGGTCGCGGTGAGATGGAAGTTGATGTGTTGATCGAGGCCGAGAATGCTAAACAACACAGTCACGCGGGCCATATGCACGAATAGGCCTTCTGCCACGAAAGCCAGAAAAGCAGGGGGATTTGCCAAAAAAGTGCAGCTCCCTCCTGTCATTGCGACACCATTGTTTTATAAAGGTTGCAACAGACTAGGAAAACGAAGGTGAGTGCGATGGCCATTGTCGATCTGAATTCGGACCTCGGGGAAAGCCACGGGGCCTATACAATTGGCGATGATCCCGCGATGTTGAAGATCGTCAGCTCCGCGAATATTGCCTGTGGCTTTCATGGCGGCGACGCGCTGGTCATGCACGAGACCATTCGGCTGGCGGCTGAAAATGGTGTTGGCATCGGGGCGCATCCCGGCTTTCAGGACCTCTGGGGCTTTGGCCGCCGACCCATCCTTGGCGAGCGGCCCGAAGACATCGAAAAGCAGCAGATCTATCAGATCGGTGCGATTGAGGCGATGGCGGCGTCCCTTGGTCAGAAGGTCGGCCACTACAAGGTCCATGGCGCGCTCAACAACATGGCCTGCGTCGACGACGACCTCGCTATGGCGACCGCACGGGCCGTTGCTGCGGTCAACAAGGATCTTATCTATCTCGTCATGCCGGGCAGCGCCATGGAGCGGGCCGGCGAAAAACTGGGGCTGAACGTTGCTCGAGAGATCTTTGCGGATCGTGCCTATGAAGACGATGGCATGCTGGTTTCGCGCAAGAAGGCCGGGGCGATGATCGGAGACGCCGAGGAGGCGGCTCGCCGCATGGTGGATTTCGTCCAGAATGGCGTGGTTGAAAGCCTCAGCGGTAAGCGCATTGCCGTCAAGATCGACTCCATCTGTGTGCATGGAGACAGTCCGCACGCGGTGGCAATGGCCAAGAAGGTGCGCGCGGCGCTCATCGAGGCGGGCGTGACCATTGCGCCAATGGCCAAGACGCTGGGTGCGCTCTGATGGCGGTGTCCTACCTTCCTTGCGGTGACTGCGGTTTGACCGTCGAATTCGGCCAAGGGATTGATCGCAAATTGAGCCAGCAGATCATGGCGCTTCGGGCTGCGGTAGAAGACGCGGGCCTTGCCGGTGTGATCGAGACGGTGCCGACCTATCGCTCGCTGCTCATTCATTACGATCCGCTTGCGACCAGTCAGGCGGATCTGATCGCCGCTGTCGATCCCCTGATTGCGGGCATTGATGACACGAGCAAGGCAGCTGCGCGACGTTGGGAATTGCCCATTTGCTTTGATGACGAGTTTTCGCCCGATCTTGGCAATGTCGCCGAGTTTGGCAAGATGTCACCGGATGCGGTGATGGATGTCATCACTTCGGTCGAGCATTTCATCTATATGCTCGGGTTCGCGCCGGGGCTTCCCTATATGGGAGATCTGCCCGAAGCGCTCGCCATTCCGCGCAAAAAGACGCCTATCAAGCATGTCCCGAAGGGGTCGGTGCTGGTTGCGACGGGGCTGACGCTCATTTACCCGGCGGTCAACCCGACCGGTTGGCATATCATCGGGCGTTGTCCGGTGCCGATCTTTGATGTCGAGCGCGAGGATCCTGTTTTGCTGACGGCGGGGGATCGGGTGTCTTTCAACAAGGTCTCTCGTGCTGAGTATGACGAAATCGAAGCCAAGGTCGCTGCAGGAAGCTATGAGATCGAAGGGAGGACGGTGTGATGGGTGCCAGTCTCGCAGTTGTGTCTCCCGGCATGATGACCACCGTTCAGGATCTGGGGCGCTTCGGCCATCAGGCGCAAGGGGTGCCGGTGTCCGGTGCGCTCGATCCCGGTCATTTGCGCCTTGCCAATGCGCTTGTCGGCAATGACGAAGGGCAGGGAGCGCTTGAGATCCGCATTATGGGGCCGAGCTTCAAGGTGATGGCGAAGAGCGTCCGGGTTGCCCTTGCGGGCACAGACGCGGTGATTGAGGTCACCAGCGGCAAGAAAAGGGATATACCCGCAGGTACCTCGGCGACCCTTGTTGAAGGCGAAGAATTTCGCGTCGCCGTGATCAAGGACAGCGCGGTCTGTTATCTAGCGGTCGCGGGCGGGTTTGGCTTGCCGAAGATCTATGGCAGCCAGTCGACCTATCTCTCTGGCGGCTTTGGTGGCTTGGCGGGGCGGGCGCTGCAAGCAAAGGACAATTTGCCGCTCGCATTGGCTGAAGCCCCCGATGAGCCAGAGCGCAGATGCACGGTTCCGCTTGATTATCCCACCGGTCCCGTGCGTGTTGTTCTGGGGCCGCAGGATGATTATTTCTCAAAAGCTGCCATCGAGACTTTCCTCTCGCAGGATTATGCCATTTCGGCGGATGCCAACCGCATGGGCTTGAGGCTCGAGGGCGAGGCGATTGGTCATGAGAAGGGGGCGGACATCAGCTCGGACGGCATTGTCACCGGTGCCATTCAGGTGCCCGGCAATGGTCTTCCCATCATCCTTCTTGCCGATCATCAGACCACCGGCGGCTATCCCAAGATCGCCTGTGTCGCCAGTGCCGACATCCCGCGCCTTGGTCGGATGAAGCCGGGCGCGAAGATGCGCTTTGAGGCTGCTTCTGCTGCGGAAGCCGAAGAGGCCAGACGCGGCTTTGAGGCCATGATCAGAAACGCAATTGCGTCGATTGCGACAATCGCGGATGAAGCGGCGATGCTCGAGCTGCGGCTTGTCGAGGTCAATCTGATCAGCGGTGTTGTTGTGGCGTGAGCCTTCGAGCCGATGGTGTCGCCCTAACGGCGAAATCAGGCTTCCACAGCGCTGCAATGGACTAGAGATTTTGCGCGACAATGCTGTTACAGATAGCCCAATTGTCCCGCCGACGGAGGCTTTTCCTTGACCCAAACAGATTTTGTCATTCGCAGGCCCGATGACTGGCACCTGCATTTGCGCGACGGTGCGATGCTCAAAGCGGTGCTGCCTCATACCAGCGCTGATTTTGGCCGCGCCATCATCATGCCCAATCTGGTGCCGCCA encodes:
- the pxpB gene encoding 5-oxoprolinase subunit PxpB, yielding MAVSYLPCGDCGLTVEFGQGIDRKLSQQIMALRAAVEDAGLAGVIETVPTYRSLLIHYDPLATSQADLIAAVDPLIAGIDDTSKAAARRWELPICFDDEFSPDLGNVAEFGKMSPDAVMDVITSVEHFIYMLGFAPGLPYMGDLPEALAIPRKKTPIKHVPKGSVLVATGLTLIYPAVNPTGWHIIGRCPVPIFDVEREDPVLLTAGDRVSFNKVSRAEYDEIEAKVAAGSYEIEGRTV
- a CDS encoding ABC transporter permease — its product is MDDLFYWLSGYWDMLPNGMQDALLLLVYLLPTLLIGFVVVRGMRPLPLVRAMLWQFRWSNLVFVLLIAISVALGVGLIAQERGLRRGTAKAADKFELIVAAPGSEVTNVMATVYLQASDMPLLDGTIYNAVANHEQVDFAAPIAFGDSYHGAPVVGTTADFLDHLSGSLAEGKAFEGYFDAVAGADVPLAIGDAFTPAHGVGDGAEEGAHEGTHFTVTGRMQKTGSPWDKAILVPVEAVWVVHGLGTGHRDEEGEKIGPPFDATLFPGTPSILVHAKQLWANYALKSEFTTEKSMALFPGAVLSELHALLGDVREVMSVMAVITQILVAAGVLTGLVILTKLFSRRLALLRAIGAPRRFLFAIVWSFAASLIGFGALLGVVLGFAATQVISRIVSERTDILVEASLEWPEFHLVALFVSLTIVMAMIPAFLALRRPVVADLRG
- a CDS encoding biotin-dependent carboxyltransferase family protein encodes the protein MGASLAVVSPGMMTTVQDLGRFGHQAQGVPVSGALDPGHLRLANALVGNDEGQGALEIRIMGPSFKVMAKSVRVALAGTDAVIEVTSGKKRDIPAGTSATLVEGEEFRVAVIKDSAVCYLAVAGGFGLPKIYGSQSTYLSGGFGGLAGRALQAKDNLPLALAEAPDEPERRCTVPLDYPTGPVRVVLGPQDDYFSKAAIETFLSQDYAISADANRMGLRLEGEAIGHEKGADISSDGIVTGAIQVPGNGLPIILLADHQTTGGYPKIACVASADIPRLGRMKPGAKMRFEAASAAEAEEARRGFEAMIRNAIASIATIADEAAMLELRLVEVNLISGVVVA
- a CDS encoding copper chaperone PCu(A)C, producing the protein MIKQSVLALAFAASVSFAGGAARASGDHEDHAHEEHGHEENGHDEAHHVAELDGLRSVHAWTRAAHKGEDALVFVELQNRSDTPAVLKGGEFDHAASVELVGFTLKDGTDVYVSIPEMPLKPGQELHLEPKALALRLNGIEDDFHKGETVEMHLVFGRGEMEVDVLIEAENAKQHSHAGHMHE
- a CDS encoding LamB/YcsF family protein, translating into MAIVDLNSDLGESHGAYTIGDDPAMLKIVSSANIACGFHGGDALVMHETIRLAAENGVGIGAHPGFQDLWGFGRRPILGERPEDIEKQQIYQIGAIEAMAASLGQKVGHYKVHGALNNMACVDDDLAMATARAVAAVNKDLIYLVMPGSAMERAGEKLGLNVAREIFADRAYEDDGMLVSRKKAGAMIGDAEEAARRMVDFVQNGVVESLSGKRIAVKIDSICVHGDSPHAVAMAKKVRAALIEAGVTIAPMAKTLGAL